One genomic region from bacterium encodes:
- a CDS encoding TonB-dependent receptor yields MRRALLFILMVLTAGTLFAGTTGKITGIVTDAESGETLPGVNVTIPGSGFGAVTNLEGRFLILNIPPGTYDLKFSLMGYATVTLRVVRVEIDLTTQADIGLKAETLQGEEVVVVASRPLVVRDISNSQMSIEAAKIESMPVETVRQVLSLQAGIQSGREGILVRGSSAGQTAFMMDGVSLNDERSNIPYTAVGFSAVKEINVQTGGFNAEYGNLRAGLVNVITKEGESGRFNGAMILRYSPPAAKHFGPSIYDPYSYFNRVYMDPAVCYTGTNNGAWDEFTRRQYPSFDGWNVYSEKTLQDKDPSNDLTPEGARRLYEWQHRRQGDIKKPDYIVDGTLGGPVPLIGTRLGHLRFLATHVREQDMFIFPLSRDNYGENYTRLKLTSDLSPKMKLILSGLYGEVHSVSPYNWTTLPNGRVLRDQSEIADQLTATEGRAILYMPGYFSPSSIYRQVYSAQLTHMVSTRTFYDLSLQYNLSRNNTYKTSDRDTARIYQPVPGYYVDELPYGYMGYSAPSINGDRMGAWMNLGRDKSVNATTNFKLDLTSQFNQRNQVKTGVQVVYNDYNIRSFTESPALPDGWSRTMFYHVFPYRVGVYLQDKLEFQGFIANLGVRMDYSDPNGTYLVLDDFDVNLGKGLGKKLLQTVRKADAKSSMLWSPRLGVSHPITANSKLYFNYGHFTQEPSSANRFMLQREQNGSVTFLGNPNLQPEKTIQYELGYSQNLLDLFLLNIAAYYKDITNQPGWINYINVNSTVNYSKAANNNYADIRGLELTLNKTAGRWISGFINYTYDVRSSGYFGLLSYYQDPARQRDYLALNTYQSKPRPQPYARFNLDLHTPKDWGGKVLSDINLNCLGGWSAGAYDTYNPNDLAGIQDNVRWKDTYYLDMRLSKQVSVSGLQVQLYVDASNIFNFKFLNYAGFSDSYDYEFYMQSLCFSWEKGDNKGSDRIGDYRPDDVAYDPLEANPGNDPAISARNAKRKEKKSYIDNPNIEALTFLNPRDITFGLKLNF; encoded by the coding sequence ATGCGACGAGCGCTGCTTTTTATTCTGATGGTTCTCACAGCGGGGACACTATTTGCCGGAACAACGGGCAAGATCACCGGAATTGTCACCGATGCCGAGAGCGGGGAAACCTTGCCGGGGGTCAACGTCACCATCCCTGGCAGCGGATTTGGCGCCGTGACGAATCTGGAAGGCCGTTTTCTGATTCTAAACATCCCGCCCGGGACCTACGATCTCAAGTTCAGCCTGATGGGCTATGCCACCGTCACGCTGCGCGTGGTGCGCGTGGAAATTGATCTGACCACCCAGGCCGACATTGGGCTCAAGGCGGAAACCCTGCAAGGGGAGGAGGTAGTCGTTGTCGCCAGCCGTCCCCTGGTGGTGCGGGATATCTCGAATAGTCAAATGAGCATCGAGGCAGCCAAGATTGAAAGCATGCCGGTGGAGACCGTGCGTCAGGTTCTCAGTCTTCAGGCCGGCATTCAGTCCGGCCGTGAAGGCATCCTCGTCCGCGGCAGCAGCGCGGGTCAGACGGCCTTTATGATGGATGGCGTCTCGCTCAATGACGAACGCTCCAACATCCCCTATACCGCCGTCGGCTTCAGTGCCGTCAAGGAGATCAATGTGCAGACCGGTGGCTTCAACGCCGAATACGGCAATCTGCGCGCCGGTCTGGTCAATGTAATCACCAAGGAAGGAGAATCGGGACGATTCAACGGCGCCATGATCCTGCGCTACAGCCCGCCGGCCGCCAAGCATTTTGGCCCTTCGATCTATGATCCCTACTCTTACTTCAATAGAGTCTACATGGATCCGGCGGTCTGCTACACGGGCACAAATAATGGCGCCTGGGATGAATTCACCCGCCGGCAGTACCCTAGCTTTGACGGCTGGAACGTTTATTCGGAAAAGACCCTCCAGGACAAAGATCCCAGTAACGATCTGACGCCGGAAGGCGCGCGACGTCTCTACGAATGGCAGCACCGCCGGCAGGGGGATATCAAGAAACCGGATTATATCGTCGATGGCACTTTGGGCGGTCCGGTACCCTTGATCGGCACCCGATTGGGCCATCTGCGTTTTCTGGCCACCCACGTCCGGGAACAGGATATGTTCATCTTTCCCCTCTCGCGCGACAACTACGGCGAGAATTACACCCGGCTCAAACTCACCAGTGACCTCAGCCCCAAAATGAAACTGATCCTCTCGGGTTTGTATGGGGAGGTGCATTCCGTTTCGCCCTATAACTGGACGACGCTGCCCAACGGTCGTGTGCTGCGCGACCAGAGCGAGATCGCCGATCAGCTCACCGCCACGGAGGGACGGGCCATCCTCTACATGCCGGGGTATTTCAGCCCGAGTTCGATCTATCGCCAGGTCTACAGCGCGCAGTTGACCCATATGGTCAGCACCCGGACTTTTTATGATCTTTCGCTGCAGTATAACCTGAGCCGCAACAATACCTACAAGACCTCGGATCGCGATACCGCGCGTATCTACCAGCCGGTTCCGGGCTATTACGTCGATGAACTGCCCTACGGCTATATGGGCTACAGCGCGCCGAGCATCAACGGCGATCGCATGGGCGCTTGGATGAATCTCGGCCGGGATAAGAGCGTCAACGCGACCACCAATTTCAAACTGGATTTGACCAGCCAGTTCAACCAACGCAACCAGGTCAAGACCGGTGTGCAAGTCGTCTATAATGACTATAATATCCGGTCGTTTACCGAGAGTCCCGCACTTCCCGATGGCTGGAGCCGTACCATGTTCTACCACGTTTTTCCCTACCGCGTCGGGGTATACCTGCAGGACAAGCTCGAGTTCCAGGGATTCATCGCCAATCTCGGTGTGCGCATGGATTACAGCGACCCCAATGGCACCTATCTGGTCCTGGACGACTTTGACGTGAACCTCGGCAAGGGGTTGGGTAAAAAACTGCTGCAGACCGTCCGCAAGGCAGACGCCAAATCGTCGATGCTGTGGAGCCCGCGCCTCGGGGTTTCGCATCCGATCACTGCGAACTCCAAGCTATATTTCAACTATGGGCACTTCACCCAGGAACCCTCATCCGCCAACCGCTTCATGCTGCAGCGCGAGCAGAACGGCTCGGTGACTTTTCTGGGCAATCCCAATCTGCAACCGGAAAAAACAATCCAGTATGAACTGGGCTATTCGCAAAATCTTCTTGACCTCTTCTTGCTGAACATTGCCGCCTATTACAAGGATATCACCAACCAGCCCGGATGGATCAATTACATCAATGTCAACAGCACGGTGAATTACAGCAAGGCGGCCAACAACAATTACGCGGATATCCGCGGGTTGGAATTGACCCTCAACAAGACAGCGGGCCGCTGGATTTCCGGCTTCATCAACTATACGTATGATGTCCGCTCCAGCGGCTATTTCGGCCTGCTGAGCTATTATCAGGACCCGGCGCGGCAGCGGGACTATCTGGCCCTGAATACCTATCAATCCAAACCGCGGCCGCAGCCTTATGCCCGTTTCAACCTGGATCTGCACACGCCCAAGGACTGGGGCGGCAAGGTGCTCAGCGATATCAACCTCAACTGCCTCGGCGGCTGGAGCGCAGGCGCCTACGATACCTACAATCCCAACGATCTGGCGGGCATCCAGGATAACGTCCGCTGGAAAGACACCTACTACCTCGACATGCGCCTCTCCAAGCAGGTGAGCGTTTCTGGCCTGCAGGTGCAGCTTTATGTGGATGCCAGCAACATCTTTAATTTCAAGTTCCTGAACTATGCCGGCTTTTCCGACAGCTATGATTATGAATTCTATATGCAGTCGCTGTGCTTCTCCTGGGAGAAGGGCGACAACAAGGGGAGCGACCGCATTGGCGATTATCGTCCCGATGATGTCGCTTATGATCCACTCGAGGCCAATCCGGGCAATGACCCGGCGATTTCCGCCCGCAATGCCAAGCGCAAGGAGAAGAAATCCTACATCGACAATCCCAACATCGAGGCTCTGACGTTCCTTAATCCCCGTGATATCACCTTTGGTTTAAAGTTGAACTTTTAA
- a CDS encoding fibronectin type III domain-containing protein → MNKNSTFLSIIVGALIWLTLLQNASGQLLGTERRYVRVGPLQSFFQSYGRERAFNNAYYEGLMWPADYSYQDNAVINCIWMGCREFKNKNEKYYEKYAFPMATDENVGLAIFPLEIKQIAKFAPPSIYVDGSDITAIYAGDVDEINPDQAADRVIINRINTSMGLSMTREIYYFSQQYHDNYFIKVFTFTNTGNTDFDDEVELTAPLKGVRISTGVRYSVCREGAMMTSGTQQWGQQSWVTRRGETYAAHAGETLTEANGPVDWLRCNFAWAGQKKEIAWDCIGAPDVNRDGRLCAPQHAGNVILHVDKSGADKADDPAQPLLNGWHGADAQSFFSTGLMTDNDLPLMAKLYDMTAGAALGGLGGNERFDEKYLASAPDAFTVHGDAGGTHMWVCYGPWDLAHGESITIVEAEGVAGLSREQCEQIGRRWKKAYNNPSDMGPFTLPDGSTTTSKDEYKDKWVYTGKDSILLTFSRAKRNFDSGFKIPQPPLPPSYVEVKSGGDMISVSWGPSVSESAGGFGGYKVYRAIGRPDTIYSEIYSGGPGTYVYNDKRAVRGQAYYYYVVAVNDGSNNADGRYNPTGPLHSSKFYGLASQPAYLSRQAGANLQDIRVVPNPYDIRSRKLQYVGEDDKIMFLNIPGHCTIRIYTERGDLIDTIHHENGSGDERWNSITSSRQVVVSGVYIVHFEVTQDYRDSVTNQLLYKKGEGTFRKFVIIR, encoded by the coding sequence ATGAACAAGAATTCCACATTTCTGTCGATCATCGTCGGGGCGCTGATCTGGCTGACGCTGCTGCAAAACGCCTCGGGGCAACTGCTGGGCACCGAGCGTCGCTATGTCCGCGTCGGTCCGCTGCAGAGCTTTTTCCAGTCGTATGGACGCGAGCGCGCCTTCAATAACGCCTATTATGAAGGATTGATGTGGCCAGCCGACTATTCCTATCAGGACAATGCCGTCATCAACTGTATCTGGATGGGTTGCCGGGAGTTTAAGAACAAGAATGAGAAATATTACGAGAAATATGCCTTTCCCATGGCTACCGACGAAAATGTCGGTCTGGCGATATTCCCGCTTGAGATCAAACAGATCGCCAAATTCGCTCCTCCCTCGATCTACGTGGATGGCAGCGATATTACCGCGATCTATGCAGGGGACGTGGATGAGATTAACCCCGACCAGGCTGCCGATCGCGTCATCATCAATCGCATCAACACCTCTATGGGCCTTTCGATGACGCGCGAGATCTACTATTTTTCGCAGCAATACCACGATAACTATTTCATCAAGGTCTTCACGTTCACCAATACCGGCAACACCGATTTCGATGACGAGGTCGAGTTGACTGCACCCCTTAAGGGGGTTCGTATCAGCACCGGGGTGCGTTACAGCGTTTGTAGGGAGGGGGCGATGATGACCAGCGGCACCCAGCAATGGGGCCAGCAGAGCTGGGTGACCCGACGCGGGGAGACCTACGCCGCCCATGCCGGTGAGACTCTCACCGAAGCGAACGGCCCTGTGGACTGGCTGCGCTGTAATTTTGCCTGGGCCGGGCAGAAAAAGGAGATTGCCTGGGATTGCATCGGCGCTCCGGATGTCAATCGAGACGGCCGTTTGTGCGCTCCCCAGCATGCCGGCAATGTCATCCTTCATGTCGACAAAAGCGGAGCCGACAAGGCGGATGATCCGGCCCAGCCCCTGCTGAATGGATGGCATGGCGCTGATGCCCAGAGTTTTTTCTCGACAGGATTGATGACCGACAACGATCTGCCGCTGATGGCCAAGTTGTATGACATGACCGCCGGCGCAGCCCTGGGCGGCCTCGGCGGCAATGAACGCTTTGACGAAAAATATCTTGCTTCCGCTCCCGATGCCTTCACAGTGCATGGAGATGCCGGCGGAACCCATATGTGGGTGTGCTATGGGCCCTGGGATCTGGCGCATGGCGAAAGCATCACTATCGTTGAGGCGGAGGGGGTGGCGGGATTATCGCGCGAGCAGTGCGAACAGATCGGCCGACGTTGGAAAAAGGCCTACAACAATCCCAGTGATATGGGGCCCTTCACGCTGCCCGATGGCTCGACGACCACCAGCAAGGATGAGTACAAGGATAAATGGGTTTACACCGGCAAGGATTCTATTCTGCTCACCTTCAGCCGGGCCAAACGGAATTTTGATTCCGGCTTCAAGATTCCGCAACCGCCGCTTCCTCCCTCCTATGTTGAGGTCAAATCGGGTGGTGACATGATCAGCGTCTCCTGGGGGCCGAGCGTTTCCGAAAGCGCTGGCGGCTTTGGCGGATACAAGGTCTACCGCGCTATCGGACGTCCGGATACCATCTACTCCGAAATCTACAGCGGTGGACCCGGGACCTATGTCTACAATGACAAGCGAGCAGTGCGCGGGCAGGCTTACTATTACTATGTGGTTGCCGTCAATGACGGATCGAATAATGCCGACGGCCGCTATAACCCAACCGGTCCCCTGCACAGCAGCAAGTTTTATGGGCTGGCGAGCCAGCCAGCCTATCTCTCTCGGCAAGCGGGCGCGAATCTACAGGATATCCGCGTCGTCCCCAATCCCTACGATATCCGCTCGCGCAAGCTGCAGTATGTGGGCGAGGATGACAAGATTATGTTTCTCAATATCCCCGGTCACTGTACCATCCGGATCTATACTGAGCGAGGCGATCTTATCGATACCATTCACCATGAAAACGGCAGCGGCGACGAGCGCTGGAACTCGATCACCTCATCACGGCAGGTGGTGGTCTCCGGCGTCTACATCGTTCATTTCGAGGTCACTCAGGATTATCGGGACAGCGTAACCAACCAGCTCCTTTACAAAAAGGGAGAGGGCACATTCCGCAAATTCGTGATCATTCGCTGA